One Gossypium hirsutum isolate 1008001.06 chromosome A08, Gossypium_hirsutum_v2.1, whole genome shotgun sequence genomic window, AGTGGAAAGTACCTCTATCTTTGTTCATCCACCTCAGTAGAAAAATTAAGGAGACGACAATAATGATGGTTGTTCCTATTACCACTGTTATTATGATAGCTACGGTTATGTTCTTTTTATCTGCAAATCCAAAGAACGAAACTGTGAACAGAATTGCAGTGAAGGCAGATAACTAAATGAATACTGAAAAAAATGTTACCGAGTTCGGATCGAGGCAAGCGAATATATAGATCTATCCCTCCATAGGAGAATTCTTGTATATCGATCAAGTCTTTGCTCCACGACATACAACCGATACCGGCATCGAACGCGTAAGCGATGCATGAGCAGTTGTTCAAGCATCGGTTTTTGCATTCGTTTTCGAGGTATTCGGACCACTCCGCAACGTCAGGCACTTTGATTCTCTCGAGCTTCAAAAACCCATATTCGTTATCGTCTGGTTCGCTGTCAGTGTTGTTTACTCGATGGCATCGCAACGGGTTGATCCTCGTACATCCATTAGTCCAATTTCCACTGTTCCATTCATCTATGTTGTTGGGTTTGAACCCTTTCATACAGCTGCAAATTGATGGTTTTTGAGAATTACAGATCCCAAATGCCCCACACGTTCCATAAAGGGCACATTCAGTTTCAGCAGGAGAGTCGTAAGTAGTCCAATTCCCTTTCTCATCATCCCAAAATCGTTGACGAGTAATTCCTTGGGGATCCAAGTAAACATATGATAAATAAGAACTGTTGAAGAAGGCTAAAGTAAGATAAAAAATTCCTTGGTTGTCATTCACGAGACTTAGTCCATTAAGAACGAAAGAATTCATGTTTGGTATGCCGGTGAAGCTATGGCCATTCCACGGACCGCTCCGCCAATACGGTTTCGTATTGTTCCAAACGAAATTCTGAGGGATGGCTAAAGGCTGTAGACCCGAAGTAAAACTGCCAGTAGATGGATCAGAAGAGCTTTTCCATGATGTCAACTCCACTTTCTCACCGGTTCTTACATTTGTACTGAGTCTCATCATCGGCACAAACACGTTTAACGGCTCCCAGAAACTCTCCCACACGGTGTTTCCGTTAGCCTTCAAAACAAGGTTTCCAGTATCTAAAATCTGAGCACTTACATTCACTCCTCTAGGATTTCTAACATTGGACGACCACAGAGTCTGGTTTTGACCGTCGGAAACGACGAGGTTTCCGTCGTCGGAAACCATGAAAACCCCAGAATCATCCTTAAGAGGCTTGTTTCTGTTCGCTATCCAAATCACAGATTCTTCGAGAACCCCTCTATTGTTGTACCATATTCCAACATAGCGATGATCAGTTGAACTAGAAAGGCTAAAGAATCCCAATCGGAAAACCCCATTGTTGGAAACTAAAGCTTGAGAATCGTTGATGGGTGTTGACAATGTAATGGTATCAAAGGCATTGCCAAAGCTTAAACAGCACAAACAATAATAGAGATGAAGAAGAAGTGACAAGTTTGAACCACTCATTATTCACAGAATTCTATGGTCTTCATGAACAAGCACCATTACTAAGCTATTCAAATAAGACGGGTCAATATAAGACAGCCAGTTGACATATGTTGTATTGTTGACTAGTATTTTAATACATTATGATCAAGGCAAGATCCTCAAAGTTTTCAACTTTATCAGCTattcaaatattttctttta contains:
- the LOC107940255 gene encoding G-type lectin S-receptor-like serine/threonine-protein kinase At1g11330; its protein translation is MSGSNLSLLLHLYYCLCCLSFGNAFDTITLSTPINDSQALVSNNGVFRLGFFSLSSSTDHRYVGIWYNNRGVLEESVIWIANRNKPLKDDSGVFMVSDDGNLVVSDGQNQTLWSSNVRNPRGVNVSAQILDTGNLVLKANGNTVWESFWEPLNVFVPMMRLSTNVRTGEKVELTSWKSSSDPSTGSFTSGLQPLAIPQNFVWNNTKPYWRSGPWNGHSFTGIPNMNSFVLNGLSLVNDNQGIFYLTLAFFNSSYLSYVYLDPQGITRQRFWDDEKGNWTTYDSPAETECALYGTCGAFGICNSQKPSICSCMKGFKPNNIDEWNSGNWTNGCTRINPLRCHRVNNTDSEPDDNEYGFLKLERIKVPDVAEWSEYLENECKNRCLNNCSCIAYAFDAGIGCMSWSKDLIDIQEFSYGGIDLYIRLPRSELDKKNITVAIIITVVIGTTIIIVVSLIFLLRWMNKDRDRTGRRVYVKFEELAMFEDNGKETKLHQLPLFKFEELATATIDFNPSNKLGQGGFGPVYRGKLLDGKEIAVKRLSSVSGQGFEEFANEVLVISKLQHRNLVRLLGCCIEREEKMLVYEYMPNKSLDAFLFDSTKRKLLDWKNRFNIIKGISRGLLYLHQDSRLRIIHRDLKASNILLDEEMNPKISDFGMARIFGGNENQANTRRIVGTYGYMAPEYVFRGHFSEKSDVFSYGVLLLEIISGRRNTSFYNNEHFFSLLGYAWKLWIEDNILALADTELVSKQCCHQELLRCIHVGLLCVQEQANNRPSMSMVISMLNSEITDLLSPTQPAFTAAFYGESLPNNKWSINDVTITNTEGR